In one Kluyveromyces marxianus DMKU3-1042 DNA, complete genome, chromosome 4 genomic region, the following are encoded:
- the TAD3 gene encoding Tad3p produces the protein MVKKHLNPTKIDFIQCIVEDCLWQIRDTKYVDIPDLVTAWSVDINPKESKSVIPFVRSIQDLDPQSFLHVKRIKKVDNSTLRVLIGSSEFLPDRQAFDELMANVSFRYENVRDDNKVPKIGPSTKTLMLTWSEKYWPLVWRGNPNDQILNDYIFDMKEIRSILSQIAEESRKVMKNAGNEEVPVVSAFVNPKSGRVIISNDYRHSRSPLDHSIMVGINEVSKLEQTRRNRVRDGTASQEELEQGETYLCLDFDVYTTHEPCSMCSMALIHSRIKRCIFINPMKGSGALKPESGNGYCMHSNRELNSKYEVFQWVGEDLQVPDVDPQLCA, from the coding sequence ATGGTAAAGAAGCATCTGAATCCTACCaaaattgatttcattCAATGTATTGTTGAGGATTGTCTATGGCAAATACGAGATACAAAATATGTTGATATTCCTGATTTAGTGACAGCGTGGTCGGTTGATATTAACCCTAAGGAGAGCAAGTCTGTGATTCCATTCGTACGAAGTATTCAAGACCTTGATCCTCAGTCATTTCTACATGTGAAGCGAATTAAAAAAGTGGACAATAGTACTCTAAGAGTACTAATTGGATCATCAGAATTCCTTCCTGATAGACAAGCATTTGATGAACTAATGGCAAATGTGAGTTTCCGCTATGAAAACGTGAGAGACGATAACAAGGTACCAAAGATAGGTCCTTCGACAAAAACATTGATGCTTACTTGGAGTGAAAAATACTGGCCATTGGTATGGAGAGGAAATCCCAATGATCAAATACTAAACGActatatatttgatatgAAAGAAATACGGTCGATATTGTCACAAATAGcagaagaatcaagaaaGGTAATGAAAAATGCTGGAAATGAGGAAGTTCCAGTGGTTTCGGCGTTTGTAAATCCCAAATCAGGGAGAGTAATCATATCAAATGATTACAGACATAGTAGATCACCTTTGGATCATAGCATTATGGTTGGTATAAACGAAGTTTCCAAGCTTGAACAAACCAGAAGGAATAGAGTTCGAGATGGAACGGCATCTCAAGAAGAGCTAGAGCAAGGAGAAACTTACCTTTGTCTTGACTTTGATGTATATACCACACACGAACCTTGTTCCATGTGTAGCATGGCATTAATTCATTCGAGGATTAAGCGCTGTATCTTTATAAATCCGATGAAAGGAAGCGGTGCACTAAAACCTGAGTCCGGGAACGGCTACTGCATGCACTCTAATAGAGAATTGAACTCTAAATATGAAGTGTTCCAATGGGTTGGTGAAGACTTACAAGTTCCCGACGTTGACCCGCAATTGTGTGCATAA
- the FPK1 gene encoding serine/threonine-protein kinase, producing the protein MDSVVIDKVDINQPDISNSRERSRNISSFSKLIPKSIWKSQQQQQQQQQSENPELSGHNSRELEENQVITHEPFHEAPAIVIEESKPVSRESMEQESPSSTPKSSNAKESKFSLRLKKVFGKKDSSHASVESDLSIGTNNESSSDTRNDTSPPLNRFRTNSDTEAKRNMYSAGSQLQSTPLTSPSKSILSLSSNLKHNSSSHNSGSTNLTPKIPASLEMSDASTNGSGFASINNLCNVSTASLNLIDENEEVKNFDGSLSASTDKKNPAFTAPLKSGSESPFLSSQAMKPFPGYEELDNSTHNRSGSGGTSIKPPLRRTASQPTDVNLNGTGKSSPVSKEELSPRRGTVGADTSFMQPPRRSQRLRNKSFSNKFQDILVGPQSFEKIRLLGQGDVGKVYLVREKQTNRLYALKIFSKPEMIKRKKIKRILAEQEILATSSHPFIVTLYHSFQTEDYLYLCMEYCMGGEFFRALQTRKTKCISEDDARFYSSEVTAALEYLHLMGFIYRDLKPENILLHQSGHIMLSDFDLSVQAKDTKNPVVKGNSSHLLVDTKICSDGFRTNSFVGTEEYIAPEVIRGNGHTAAVDWWTLGILIYEMLFGFTPFKGDNTNQTFSNILKNEVVIPNNNEISRACKDLIKKLLIKNENKRLGSKLGASDIKKHPFFKNVQWSLLRNQEPPLIPVLAENGCDFATLSVNPKGSKEKKNSAEQRERLMFEEKVELDDQVSDNDPFHDFNSMSLMKQDNDSLIYGDSTSYGKISYTPNQNRSRSNSHRSFFKR; encoded by the coding sequence ATGGATAGTGTAGTTATTGATAAGGTTGATATTAACCAGCCCGACATATCAAACTCTCGGGAGCGTTCGAGGAATATTTCGTCGTTTTCCAAGTTGATTCCAAAGTCTATTTGGAAGtcacaacaacaacaacagcagcagcagcagtcGGAGAACCCAGAATTATCCGGGCACAATTCAAGAGAATTGGAGGAAAATCAGGTAATAACTCATGAACCATTTCATGAGGCTCCTGCTATCGTAATAGAGGAATCTAAACCGGTATCACGAGAATCCATGGAACAAGAATCTCCTTCTTCTACACCAAAATCATCCAATGCTAAAGAGTCAAAGTTCTCTCTAAGATTAAAAAAGGTATTTGGAAAGAAGGATTCTTCCCATGCTTCAGTCGAGTCTGATTTAAGTATAGGGACTAATAACGAAAGTTCGAGTGATACTCGCAATGATACCTCACCTCCTCTGAATAGATTTAGAACAAACTCCGACACAGAAGCAAAGAGGAACATGTATAGTGCTGGATCACAACTGCAGTCCACACCTCTAACATCGCCCTCTAAATCAATACTATCGTTGAGCAGCAATCTCAAACATAATAGCAGTAGTCACAATAGTGGATCAACTAATTTGACTCCGAAAATTCCTGCAAGTTTGGAAATGTCGGATGCTTCTACGAATGGTAGTGGGTTTGCCTCAATCAATAACCTGTGCAACGTTAGCACAGCATCCTTAAATCTAATTGATGAGAATGAAGAGGTGAAGAATTTTGATGGTTCCCTTTCTGCTTCTACTGACAAGAAGAATCCAGCATTTACCGCACCATTGAAGTCAGGATCTGAGAGCCCATTTTTGAGTTCACAGGCAATGAAGCCATTTCCTGGTTACGAAGAGCTGGACAATAGCACACATAATCGCTCCGGTTCAGGTGGCACATCCATTAAACCTCCTCTTAGAAGGACGGCTTCACAACCAACAGATGTAAACCTGAATGGAACAGGTAAATCTAGTCCTGTCagcaaagaagaactcAGTCCTAGAAGAGGAACAGTTGGCGCAGATACCTCTTTCATGCAACCACCAAGAAGATCACAGAGACTCAGAAACAAATCTTTCAGTAATAAGTTCCAAGATATTTTAGTAGGACCACAATCTTTTGAGAAGATAAGACTGTTGGGTCAAGGTGATGTTGGTAAGGTTTATCTCGTCAGggaaaaacaaaccaaCAGATTATATGCATTAAAGATATTCAGTAAACCAGAAATGataaagaggaagaagattaaAAGAATCCTAGCGGAGCAGGAAATTTTGGCTACTAGTAGCCATCCGTTTATTGTGACTTTGTATCATTCGTTTCAAACTGAGGATTATCTGTATTTATGTATGGAATACTGCATGGGAGGAGAGTTTTTCAGAGCATTGCAGACGCGAAAGACCAAATGCATATCTGAAGATGATGCAAGGTTTTATTCTAGTGAAGTTACAGCCGCTTTAGAATACCTTCATTTAATGGGATTCATTTATAGGGATTTAAAACCAGAAAACATTCTTTTGCATCAATCTGGGCATATCATGTTGTcagattttgatttatCTGTTCAAGCTAAAGACACCAAGAATCCAGTAGTGAAGGGTAATTCTTCACACTTACTTGTTGACACAAAAATATGTTCTGACGGGTTTAGAACTAATTCATTTGTTGGAACCGAGGAATATATTGCTCCAGAAGTGATTAGAGGTAATGGTCATACTGCAGCAGTTGATTGGTGGACTTTGGGGATTCTTATTTATGAAATGTTGTTCGGATTCACTCCATTCAAAGGAGATAATACTAATCAAACATTTTCCAACATTCTGAAAAACGAAGTTGTCATACCAAACAATAATGAGATCTCTAGAGCATGCAAGGATTTAATCAAGAAACTACTcataaaaaatgaaaataaacGATTGGGTTCCAAATTAGGCGCTTCTGATATAAAGAAACACCCTTTCTTTAAAAATGTCCAGTGGTCACTTTTGAGGAATCAGGAACCTCCTTTGATTCCTGTTTTAGCAGAAAATGGATGTGACTTTGCTACGTTGTCAGTAAATCCAAAAGGCtcaaaggaaaagaaaaattctgCAGAACAGCGAGAAAGACTTatgtttgaagaaaaagtcGAACTAGATGATCAAGTTTCAGACAACGATCCTTTCCATGATTTTAATTCTATGAGCTTAATGAAGCAGGATAACGATTCTCTAATATACGGTGATAGTACATCGTATGGAAAAATATCGTATACCCCGAATCAAAACCGGTCTAGAAGTAACAGTCACAGAAGTTTTTTTAAAAGATAA
- the EFB1 gene encoding translation elongation factor 1 subunit beta: MSFSDFSKVETLQKLNTFLADKSYIEGTSATQADVAAFKAFQTAYPEFSRWFNHIASKADEFESLPAATAAAAEAEEEEDDDDVDLFGSDDEEVDEAAEKLKAQRLAEYNAKKAAKPKPAAKSIVTLDVKPWDDETDLEEMLANVKKIEMDGLSWGAHQWIPIGFGIKKLQINLVVEDAKVSLDDLQQAIEEDEDHVQSTDVAAMQKL; encoded by the exons ATGTCTTTTTCCGATTTCTCTAAGGTTGAAACCTTGCAAAAGTTGAACACTTTCTTGGCTGACAAGTCTTACATTGAAGG TACCTCTGCTACTCAAGCTGACGTTGCTGCTTTCAAGGCTTTCCAAACCGCCTACCCAGAATTCTCCAGATGGTTCAACCACATCGCTTCTAAGGCTGACGAATTCGAATCTTTGCCAGCTGCtaccgctgctgctgctgaagctgaagaagaagaagacgatgacgacgTTGACTTGTTCGGTtctgacgatgaagaagttgacgAAGCTGCTGAAAAGTTGAAGGCTCAAAGATTGGCTGAATACAACGCTAAGAAGGCTGCTAAGCCAAAGCCAGCTGCTAAGTCTATTGTCACCTTGGATGTTAAGCCATGGGATGACGAAACCGACTTGGAAGAAATGTTGGCTAACGTCAAGAAGATCGAAATGGACGGTTTGAGTTGGGGTGCTCACCAATGGATTCCAATCGGTTTCGGTATCAAGAAGTTGCAAATCAACTTGGTTGTTGAAGACGCTAAGGTCTCTCTAGATGACTTGCAACAAgctattgaagaagatgaagaccACGTCCAATCTACTGATGTCGCTGCTATGCAAAAGTTGTAA
- the VPS8 gene encoding CORVET complex membrane-binding subunit VPS8 codes for MTTNDTVSTPGNYTDFERFNPFKDNQDELLHVSWTSLQQIYPNLSLYGGPTVIFPVQLFYVIGTAKGSVIIFTKTQFVQSVLSPSIKDFRSKVTSIDINQDGTHICAGYESGDIFIWDLNSDADNESNSNQKEAVLHIASHKGHMFNGISFIPGKHTNIVASDSTGHIVIHKGNRNHLWQLVPSSKEIMRLNPMTNPLLMTRIRNNGENYEAEHLMAVLSSRSFAIISLSAPTMYTSRLVELPSKNSSAFGYIAWNSFNMNQVAFSVDNQLSLIDLENLQFQWSYEAPEPICKIDWLTDKIMTILLVSNRLLFIDTNAPNNEEDNAVLTSIDLLVSDIIVPNSENHFAAIGSKIVVLTNYCLKVGKLNSWSDIVLYHIHQGNYINALGTLGFCLQKTTSDSIIGLLRLEKEYDKRMEQIEPSFNNLTLATVQYLLKQSNIDYEKVMETASLVFDLGMIFSKEKMYGLLEQVGEALMIKHNDEFQEVLYEKIVNGTVTYLSPILFKAVMEYTVSSGMERRLETILLSLDISTLDIDYAMRICKEFQLYPAIFYLWNTILDDYQRPLADIILFFAGKSEECVIIDENVKSAMLFDYLESTITGRIFPTEKRLVSAEELKVKNEYYNLLFSGSTTEFPVGSGSKLLTKATATEEPVFPYASLLLDKDAGGFLKVLDVSFEDAVFNESPDRTFQFTRQYLIDALLDILRDSVQDSVKVQISIFICKNLPKYSQFIRLTNTVIESLIDIIYSNKIKELEEPSEQCLEALLSFYTPTDVNLLIEKFSQSSFYHVKLLLYKKAARYADYLSLFLSDTNNNMSQDSLLSCLKLCQRASESSPVIHHQLNEVICHNFEKIVTSFQDMDVLVSIIECFDSSLQSNILSVSDKKLVLQYLRCLFCKDYHLSGPFLKEARIKYLSLLYENNDEENITTWIETVDLKNVDIDSVVHIINNYNDSKTLVKLFIRLQRYKSAINEINSRINALLKDKNLEGINEFLDLGIVVSQSSDNATEEWVALLSNLVSQYPSLTDEQKSMCDRSLQKLFIKLSDRKDENTTNYNDNYFGAIIMQIFEDKSLILNKIQDIKTVLLNIFTAYSVEETTKLLILQIINQSASLDVSTYIRKRREGWAIKSYECEVCGKKIWGIGIENKIFDIWEKNRTLDGKKSEIGDSGILVYSCGHGFHETCLKNMGQHAESYHCLLCDDH; via the coding sequence ATGACCACCAATGACACCGTTAGTACCCCTGGTAACTATACAGATTTCGAAAGGTTCAATCCTTTCAAAGACAATCAAGACGAACTATTGCATGTAAGCTGGACTTCATTGCAACAAATATATCCAAACCTCTCTCTCTATGGTGGCCCAACAGTAATCTTCCCCGTACAGTTATTCTACGTTATTGGCACGGCAAAGGGATCCGTCATTATATTCACCAAAACACAATTTGTTCAATCTGTGTTGTCCCCCTCTATTAAGGATTTTAGATCTAAAGTTACTTCCATTGACATTAACCAGGATGGAACTCATATTTGCGCAGGTTATGAATCTGGTGACATTTTCATCTGGGACCTAAATTCAGACGCTGATAATGAATCCAACtcaaatcaaaaagagGCCGTGCTGCATATTGCCTCGCATAAGGGACACATGTTTAATGGGATCAGTTTCATTCCGGGGAAGCATACAAATATAGTGGCGAGCGACTCAACAGGACACATAGTTATCCATAAAGGTAATAGAAACCATCTTTGGCAGCTTGTCCCAAGTTCAAAGGAGATAATGCGACTAAATCCTATGACAAACCCTTTACTTATGACAAGAATACGAAATAACGGCGAAAATTATGAGGCTGAACATTTAATGGCCGTACTTTCCAGCCGATCGTTTGCAATAATATCACTATCCGCTCCTACGATGTATACTTCAAGGCTAGTTGAGCTGCCATCCAAAAATTCATCTGCCTTCGGTTATATTGCCTGGAATAGTTTTAATATGAACCAAGTGGCATTCTCTGTGGATAATCAGCTAAGTTTGATAGATTTAGAGAATCTGCAATTTCAATGGTCATATGAAGCTCCAGAGCCTATTTGCAAGATAGATTGGCTCACAGATAAAATAATGACTATTTTACTGGTTTCAAACAGGTTACTTTTTATCGATACCAATGCGCCtaataatgaagaagataacGCAGTTCTCACATCAATAGATCTACTAGTTAGCGATATCATTGTTCCGAACTCCGAAAACCATTTTGCAGCGATTGGAAGCAAAATCGTTGTTCTTACTAATTATTGCTTAAAAGTTGGTAAACTCAATTCATGGTCCGATATTGTTTTATACCACATCCATCAGGGGAATTATATAAATGCATTGGGAACGCTAGGTTTCTGCTTACAAAAAACAACTTCTGACTCTATTATCGGGCTATTACGtttggaaaaagaatatgataAAAGAATGGAACAAATTGAGCCATCATTCAATAATTTGACCCTTGCAACAGTACAGTATCTACTAAAGCAGAGCAATATAGACTACGAAAAAGTAATGGAAACTGCCTCGTTAGTGTTTGACTTGGGCATGATATTTTCCAAGGAAAAAATGTATGGATTATTAGAACAAGTAGGGGAGGCCTTGATGATAAAGCACAATGATGAATTTCAAGAGGTCTTGTATGAAAAAATAGTAAATGGGACTGTTACTTACTTATCTCCCATTCTCTTCAAAGCCGTGATGGAATACACTGTTTCATCAGGTATGGAAAGGCGATTAGAAACAATACTATTGTCACTTGATATCTCTACATTGGATATAGACTACGCCATGAGAATCTGTAAAGAATTCCAATTATATCCCGCTATTTTTTACTTGTGGAACACAATTTTAGACGACTATCAACGCCCATTAGCTGACATCATTCTATTTTTTGCTGGGAAGTCCGAAGAATGCGTTATAATAGACGAAAATGTCAAAAGTGCTATGTTATTTGATTATCTCGAATCTACAATAACTGGCAGAATATTTCCAACTGAAAAAAGACTCGTGTCtgcagaagaattgaaagtgaaaaatgaaTACTATAATCTACTGTTCAGTGGTTCGACAACCGAATTCCCGGTTGGCAGCGGATCTAAACTCTTAACAAAGGCTACTGCAACAGAAGAACCAGTGTTTCCGTATGCATCTCTTCTCTTAGATAAGGATGCAGGAGGGTTTTTGAAAGTGCTtgatgtttcttttgagGACGCTGTATTCAACGAATCCCCAGATAGAACATTTCAATTTACGAGACAGTATTTGATCGATGCTCTTTTGGATATTCTGCGGGATTCTGTGCAAGATTCTGTTAAAGTTCAaatttccattttcatttgtaAAAACCTTCCAAAATACTCGCAATTTATCAGATTAACAAATACAGTAATCGAATCTCTTATTGATATCATTTACTCtaacaaaatcaaagagTTAGAGGAACCTTCAGAACAGTGTTTGGAAGCATTGCTTTCATTCTACACCCCAACCGATGTCAATTTGCtaattgaaaagttctctCAGTCATCTTTTTACCATGTTAAATTATTGTTGTACAAAAAGGCAGCAAGATATGCTGATTACCTGTCTCTCTTCCTAAGTGATACAAACAATAACATGTCACAAGATAGCTTGCTGTCATGCCTTAAACTATGTCAGCGAGCAAGCGAATCGTCCCCGGttattcatcatcaactcAATGAGGTAATATGTCATAATTTCGAAAAGATAGTGACATCTTTCCAAGATATGGATGTCCTAGTCTCTATAATAGAATGTTTTGATAGTTCTCTACAAAGCAATATACTTTCAGTTTCTGATAAAAAATTGGTACTGCAGTATCTTCGCTGTCTGTTTTGTAAAGACTATCATTTATCAGGCCcctttttgaaagaagctagaataaaatatctttCTCTCTTATACGAGAACAATGATGAGGAGAATATAACAACATGGATCGAGACTGTAGATCTGAAAAATGTTGACATTGATAGTGTCGTTCATATAATTAACAACTATAATGATTCCAAAACCCTTGTGAAACTCTTTATAAGATTACAGAGGTACAAATCAGCCATTAATGAAATCAATTCAAGAATAAACGCATTATTGAAAGACAAGAATTTGGAAGGTATAAACGAATTCTTAGATTTAGGAATTGTGGTTTCGCAAAGTTCTGACAATGCTACAGAAGAATGGGTAGCACTGCTATCCAACTTAGTCTCTCAATATCCTTCTTTGACGGATGAACAGAAAAGTATGTGTGACCGAAGTTTACAGAAGCTTTTCATTAAACTCTCCGACAGAAAAGATGAGAATACAACCAACTATAATGATAATTACTTTGGTGCTATTATAATGCAGATTTTCGAGGACAAATCTCTTATACTCAACAAAATACAAGATATTAAAACAGTTCTGTTGAATATCTTCACAGCATATTCCGTTGAAGAAACTACTAAACTTTTAATACTACAAATTATTAACCAATCTGCATCTTTGGATGTGTCCACCTATATTCGTAAGCGTAGAGAAGGATGGGCTATTAAGTCGTATGAGTGCGAAGTCTGTGGTAAAAAAATATGGGGAATTGgcattgaaaacaaaattttCGATATATGGGAGAAAAACAGGACGTTAGACGGAAAAAAATCAGAAATAGGTGACAGTGGGATCTTAGTGTACAGCTGTGGCCATGGATTTCATGAAACTTGTTTAAAAAACATGGGACAGCATGCTGAAAGCTATCATTGTTTGCTCTGTGATGATCATTGA
- the ERG26 gene encoding sterol-4-alpha-carboxylate 3-dehydrogenase (decarboxylating): MSTPEIKSVLLIGGAGFLGLHLIQQFHELTPRPNIHVFDVRPLPDRISKQFTFDPSTIEFHQGDLTSPADVRKAIETSHAEIVVHSASPMHGNSQEIYEKVNVKGTKNLLTVAKQCNVKAVVYTSSAGVIFNGQDIHNADESWPIPEVPMDGYNETKAIAEEMVLQANDPEHDFLTIALRPAGIFGPGDRQLVPGLRQVAKLGQSKFQIGDNNNLFDWTYAGNVADAHVLAAQKLLDSSAAKAVSGQTFFITNDTPTYFWALARTVWKADGHIDKSVIVLNRPMAIAAGYLSQFFSKLLGKEPGLTPFRVKIVCAYRYHNISKAKKLLGYHPKVDIEEGIKRTLAWMDEDL, translated from the coding sequence ATGAGTACCCCGGAAATTAAATCTGTGCTACTAATTGGCGGTGCGGGCTTCTTGGGCCTTCATTTAATCCAACAATTTCATGAACTTACACCAAGACCAAATATTCATGTTTTTGATGTGAGGCCTTTACCTGATCGTATTTCAAAACAATTTACCTTTGATCCTTCGACTATAGAATTTCATCAAGGTGACTTAACATCTCCAGCAGATGTAAGGAAGGCAATTGAGACAAGCCATGCAGAAATAGTTGTTCATTCCGCATCTCCCATGCACGGAAACAGTCAGGAAATATATGAAAAGGTTAACGTGAAGGGAACTAAAAATCTATTGACTGTAGCCAAACAATGCAACGTGAAAGCTGTGGTCTACACATCTTCTGCAGGTGTGATTTTTAATGGTCAAGATATTCACAATGCGGACGAGTCCTGGCCAATTCCTGAAGTTCCAATGGATGGCTACAATGAAACGAAAGCAATAGCTGAAGAAATGGTTTTGCAAGCGAATGACCCAGAGCATGATTTTTTGACTATAGCCCTACGCCCGGCAGGAATTTTTGGTCCCGGTGACAGGCAGTTAGTACCTGGATTAAGGCAGGTTGCAAAGCTTGGTCAATCAAAGTTCCAGATTGGTGATAATAACAACCTCTTTGACTGGACCTATGCCGGAAATGTAGCCGACGCACATGTACTTGCAGCCCAAAAATTACTTGATTCTTCAGCTGCTAAAGCTGTCTCTGGACAAACTTTCTTCATTACGAATGATACACCTACTTATTTCTGGGCCTTGGCTCGTACAGTATGGAAAGCAGATGGCCATATTGATAAAAGTGTGATCGTCTTGAACAGACCAATGGCAATTGCAGCAGGATATTTATCtcaattcttttcaaaactTCTTGGCAAAGAACCTGGTTTGACCCCATTTAGAGTGAAAATTGTCTGTGCTTATCGTTACCATAATATTTCTAAAGCAAAAAAGCTTCTAGGTTACCATCCAAAggttgatattgaagaaggtaTCAAAAGAACATTAGCGTGGATGGATGAAGATTTATAA
- the SFH1 gene encoding Sfh1p: MSLLPQAYLSNFHNRVKNEDVPLFTAAQLSRNKRGKQVNYAEFDNDILDEFLEKNDDDDLEEDDEDSESRRRGTDFYEHAEFSGLDGENEGVRRGIDEGGVEGGTGGSSGEVGVDVSGAGGAGSSGDAGAGGDAGTGSASEESNRVKLNDLPDLDGQEDSSPLAVLKYPRIRETFVQSRIAISYKDMLGESIQDPQEVETETPIMVPIRLNIEFSGHKLVDFFTWNLNDHSMTPEQFAAILCQDLDFPVHTNPNNSPYTQIIAMINEQLQEYETLASLQVPDLHVVLNLTSNLDSKLYDDTFEWNLNDDSLCPEQFAELVVQDLGLQREFVPAIAHSLHESLLKVKKDWLEGNLNLVHVENKAAFGFTSGIRLDIDTLGGDWIPKVEVLSQWEIEKREIEKERNMRRLKRESAKVDDGRSRRRGKRRMDDLETTLRI, encoded by the coding sequence ATGTCGCTTCTACCGCAGGCATATTTGAGCAATTTCCATAATAGAGTAAAGAATGAGGATGTTCCATTGTTTACTGCTGCGCAGCTATCAAGGAATAAGAGGGGAAAGCAAGTGAATTATGCTGAATTTGACAATGACATATTGgatgaatttcttgaaaagaatgatgatgacgatttggaggaggatgatgaggatTCAGAGAGTCGTCGCAGGGGAACTGATTTCTATGAACATGCGGAGTTCAGTGGTTTAGATGGGGAAAATGAGGGTGTTAGGAGAGGTATAGATGAGGGCGGTGTTGAAGGTGGTACTGGTGGTTCCAGTGGTGAAGTTGGTGTAGATGTATCTGGTGCAGGTGGGGCAGGAAGCTCTGGAGATGCAGGTGCAGGCGGAGATGCGGGTACAGGATCTGCATCTGAAGAGTCGAACCGCGTTAAATTGAATGATCTACCAGATTTGGATGGCCAAGAGGATTCCTCACCACTGGCAGTTTTGAAATATCCTAGGATTAGAGAAACTTTTGTGCAAAGTAGAATCGCAATCAGTTACAAGGATATGCTTGGGGAGTCTATACAGGATCCCCAAGAGGTAGAGACAGAGACACCAATAATGGTACCGATCCGTTTAAATATCGAATTTAGTGGACATAAGTTGGTTGATTTTTTTACGTGGAACTTGAACGACCACTCGATGACGCCTGAACAATTCGCGGCTATTTTATGTCAAGATCTTGATTTCCCAGTTCACACGAACCCAAACAATTCCCCATACACTCAAATCATCGCTATGATCAATGAACAGTTACAGGAGTATGAAACTTTGGCTTCTTTACAAGTTCCAGATCTCCATGTAGTGTTGAATTTGACTTCAAATCTCGACTCCAAACTTTATGACGACACATTCGAATGGAACCTCAATGATGATTCATTGTGTCCTGAACAATTTGCAGAACTTGTGGTCCAGGATCTAGGATTGCAAAGAGAATTTGTGCCAGCAATTGCCCACTCCCTTCATGAGTCGCTACTAAAAGTAAAGAAGGACTGGTTAGAGGGCAACCTAAACTTGGTGCATGTAGAAAACAAGGCTGCATTTGGTTTCACATCAGGTATACGTCTAGATATAGACACACTAGGAGGGGACTGGATTCCAAAGGTGGAAGTGCTTTCACAATGGGAAATTGAGAAGCGTGAAAtcgagaaagaaagaaatatgaGAAGACTAAAGAGAGAAAGTGCCAAGGTGGATGACGGAAGGTCCAGGAGAAGAGgtaaaagaagaatggatGACTTAGAAACTACACTAAGAATCTAA
- the TRM112 gene encoding RNA methylation protein TRM112, giving the protein MKFLTTNFLKCSVKSCDNSNLNFPLHYDGANCQLEQDESIEFNPEFLLRIIDRVDWPAVVTVAADLGNKELPQQKPEFEENLTDEDMVILRDLHTLLIQTNIKEGQMECKNCGHVYYIKNSIPNLLLPPHLA; this is encoded by the coding sequence ATGAAATTTCTAACTAcaaattttttgaaatgcTCGGTTAAAAGCTGCGACAACAGCAATTTAAACTTCCCCCTACATTATGATGGTGCAAATTGCCAACTTGAGCAAGATGAAAGCATTGAATTCAACCCTGAGTTCCTACTTAGAATCATAGATAGAGTCGATTGGCCAGCAGTAGTGACTGTAGCAGCAGATCTAGGTAACAAAGAACTTCCACAACAAAAACctgaatttgaagagaaCTTGACAGACGAAGACATGGTCATCTTGAGAGACTTGCATACGTTGTTGATCCAAACAAACATTAAGGAAGGCCAAATGGAATGTAAGAATTGCGGACATGTATATTACATTAAGAACAGCATTCCAAATTTACTACTACCTCCACATTTAGCATGA